A genomic stretch from Deinococcus sp. YIM 134068 includes:
- a CDS encoding helix-turn-helix domain-containing protein, translating into MRAVKFTLKHYLDANGLTAYRLAQASRGRVSRGTVYALARGNAVRVDLGTLGAVITTLEELTGREVTPADLLTVVTVPGPDREARAWLGGDASRLGEFGPYDWGEADPYTLGEPVWVGPDGELLIGGE; encoded by the coding sequence ATGCGGGCCGTCAAATTCACCCTGAAACACTACCTGGACGCGAACGGGTTGACCGCGTACCGGCTGGCCCAGGCGTCGCGCGGGCGGGTCAGCCGTGGCACCGTATACGCGCTGGCACGGGGAAATGCGGTGCGGGTGGACCTGGGCACGCTGGGAGCGGTGATCACCACGCTGGAGGAGTTGACCGGACGTGAAGTCACCCCAGCCGACCTGCTGACGGTGGTCACGGTGCCGGGGCCTGACCGGGAGGCGCGGGCGTGGCTGGGCGGGGACGCCTCCCGGCTGGGCGAGTTCGGGCCGTACGACTGGGGCGAGGCCGATCCCTACACGCTGGGCGAGCCGGTGTGGGTGGGGCCGGACGGTGAACTCCTGATCGGTGGGGAGTGA
- a CDS encoding type II toxin-antitoxin system PemK/MazF family toxin encodes MTAPALTLGAVFVADFPEHDPGGHEQEGPRPAVLVGLPTNAGRPRFPVLMLAPVTTFREQSWVAAPDLYPVLSAGSGGLRVPSVVLIDQTRALDASRVARYLGALTPEEYAPIHAAVRLVFGL; translated from the coding sequence GTGACGGCCCCCGCTCTCACGCTGGGAGCGGTCTTCGTGGCGGACTTCCCGGAGCATGACCCCGGCGGCCACGAGCAGGAAGGGCCGCGCCCCGCCGTGCTGGTCGGGTTGCCCACCAACGCGGGGCGTCCCCGCTTCCCGGTGCTGATGCTGGCCCCCGTCACCACCTTCAGGGAGCAGTCCTGGGTGGCGGCCCCGGACCTCTATCCCGTGCTGAGTGCGGGGTCAGGTGGACTGCGGGTGCCCAGCGTGGTGTTGATCGATCAGACGCGGGCGCTCGACGCCTCGCGGGTGGCCCGTTACCTGGGCGCGCTCACGCCAGAGGAGTACGCCCCCATTCATGCGGCGGTGCGACTCGTGTTCGGCTTGTAG